The Toxorhynchites rutilus septentrionalis strain SRP chromosome 1, ASM2978413v1, whole genome shotgun sequence genome contains the following window.
ACTGAATCATcgatttcaattttgaattttccatgAAACACACCATCGCCTTCAAAAACATCATGATACTTACGAAGTATTATGTCACAATCTTGATGCAACGAATTCACGTTGTATATATCGTGCACTTTGATAATCCCAAGGTCTATAGCTGACTGCGATGACAACAAGGGTGGTCTAGTTTTCTGGACAACTATAAATGTAAGTTTCTTGGTTCCATTCTTTAGTTTGATTTCCAATTCCGTTTTACCCTTAGGTGCTATGATTTTCCCCGAGTAGCACCGCAATTTGGTCTTTGTACTGCGGATATCCGCATTCAATGCCACTCGCTTCAGATCCTGGTAACACAGCACATTGACTCTCGCACCGGTATCGACTTGTATATCGAAAGGTTTGATTTTCCTTATGTCATCTATTACCTTCAATTGTACCATGATTTTTCCTGCATCTTCCATGTTACCACTGTCCACCTTCGCGATGTCAACAAATTCGCATTCCTCCTCATCATCGGAGCTCTCCGAACATTCGGCATCCTCCTCCATTTGCCTAACATTCCTTGCTTTGGGTTTCTTTTTCATATCCTTCGCCCGGCATACTTGTTTAAAGTGATTCAATTTACCGCATTCAAGGCACTTCTTGCCAAATGCAGGACATTTGTTTTTATCTTTCTGGTGCTTTTTTCCGCAGTATTTGCAATGAATCTCCATCCTTTTCGTAGTTGTCAACTTTAGGGTGTCTCTGGAAGATTCCTTCACTGTGGTCATACGCTCATATTTTTTAGCCAACTCTTCAATCTGTTGATGCTCTTTAATCTTCTTCACCATGCCATCCACCGATACATCCCCTGCTTTCAGTAACTCCTTTCTAATCAGGTAATCCCGAACACCGGCAATCAATCGATCTTTCAACAGTTCCTCTTGTTGTTCCGGAGCGTATCCACAAGCTATCGCCTTTCTCTTCAGACGTTTCACAAAATCTTCTATTTTTTCTTCCTCATTCTGGCGCATTGTATTAAATTCTGCTCTTTCCATACGTTTGTCCTGCTGTGGAATCAAATGCTGCTCTATTCGAGCCAAAATCGTATCCGGTGTTGCACGTTCAGCTTCCGTCAGTTGGAGCTCCTCTACCAGCATCACACCTTCAACTCCCATAACCGCCATCAACGTCGCGATTTGTTGATTAACAGGTTTTTTCGCTACCTCCGTAGCAAGCGAGTAATAATTCCACTGTAGCTTGAATATTTTCATTGCATCACTATCCTCTCCACCCAACTTGAGCGGCGCTGGAACGGGAATATTCGCCATTTTGAGGTTATGTACTGTCCGACTTtatttctcgatttttcaactgttttcCGCACTGCTACCACGACATATCACAACATTACGTTTCCGAGTTCTCCCAATGTCTTTCCGATCGCGTTTATAAACCAATCTATCGGCATTGAAACGAAAAATGCCCACTTCTTACACCATGTTTTATACACACGATGTGTTGTTGTCGAGTATCTCATGTGAACTGTTTATTGACATTTATAAGCACAGGGTGGTTCTAACATATTGTAATGTAATAGGGTATACAACACCCTTGACGTCGCCAGATGGGCATAGCCCTTTTGTTGGTACTCCTCGATTTGCTGACGGATCTTCACATATAACTCTGGATTCTTTGTCAAACGCTGCTCAAGCTGTTTTAGTCTGCGATAGGCCATCGGATAACTATCCGGAAAGGTACAATCATCGGTAACCCATAGAAGCCCGATCTCGAAAAAATCACCAACACGCACCGTCGTCCGCTCTAAAATTTCCCGAGCTCTCTTCTCATCTTTCGTTTCCTGCACAACCGCTACTGTGGATTCCTCGAGAGAGTATTCATTTTTCAATAGATTGTAGATATCCTCATTGGTAATTTCACGGTGATGGCCGATGGTGTTTTCACCGCTTGTGTGTCCTACCATCGGACCGTATATAGACCATCCGAGCTTAGAACGTACAGCTATCGGCTCTCCTATTCCTCGGGCCTTGACTTCAATTGGCGCAATAGTGTGTAGGTTGTTTAAACCAATGAGCAACCCAGGATGTTGATCCGAGTAAGAAACGATCGGCAGGTCGCGCAGATGACTATATTTTGACGATATTTCAGCAGCGACGACTGTTTTGGAAGAAGCAGTTTTTCAACGGTCTGAACGGATGAGAGCAAGTATGCCTTGTCTTTCCCCAACGCAGAAATCCGCAAATTCATCTTTCTGGAATTAATTTCAACCCGTGTAACATCAGCAGTCCATTTTATGGTGAGCGGCTGTCGAACGCCTTCAGCACCTAACTGGTCAGTCAGAGAACGTTCAACGAGTGTAATTGAGGCTCCTTTATCCAGGAATGCCAGCGTTGTTACTTGCTTATCTCCGCAGTACAGCGTCACCGGAACCATCCGGAACATTACAGAACTAGATGTATGAATGTGCGTATTGATAACCATCGCGCTTTCAGGTGGATGCAATAACGGGTGATGGCGCTCACGGCAGTCGCCTACATTGCACCGGATTTTAAATTTGCAGAAAGCGTTTCCATGATCATTTAGGCATATTTGGCAAAGTTTGCTCTTCTCCACCAACTTCATGCGGTTTTCAAAATCCAACGCTTTAAAGTCCTGGCAAAAACGAAGTCGATGATCCGTTCATTTGCACATTTTGCAGGGCTTTAATTTGTCGACGATTGTTAAATCACTTTCCGGATTCTCAGACATGCTGTGATTGAAAAGGACTCCTTTCTCCCGGATCCTTCCCTTTGCCACCTGACTGGACATACTTTTGGATGCTGGTTTATAGTCGAAGCTCACGTTTGCCTCGCATGCCTCCAACACAATCTGGGAGAGGAAGTCCGATAATGTTCTCAACGTCACCGTTTTCTCTTTGTTTCGAAAGCGAATCCATTCTCGCTTGTCACCTTCAGGCAGTTTGTCGACCAATTCCTGGATTAAAAGCGGATTAATTAAGTGTTGCTGAAGGTCCGCCGCTTCAATATGGTCGCATAGTTGTTCCACTTCATTTCCAAATGGGATGAATGTCTCCAATTTGTCTGCCTTTGGAGGATCCAATCGTTTCACTTTCTGTAAAATTTGCTCTGGACGTCCATAGAGTTGGCGGAGTTTGCTCATTACTTTAGGCACTGACTTTGGCAGAAGCAATTGCCCCCTAACGCTCTCTAATGCAGGGCCCTTCAAGCTCTCTTGCAATCGGACTAAATTTTCTACGTCGTTGAAGCCGCAGGCTGTATTAGAGGCTTCGTAGCTGCCGACAAACAATGGCCATTCCTCAGGTTTTCCGGTAAAAATTGGAAGTTTCCTGGAAATCGCATTTCGTGCTGCCAATTGTGCTTTCGTTGGACTAGCTAAGTTGGGCCCCAGCCCGTCTGAGATTACCTCATTATTCGACATTCGTCGTGTATCATTCACCTGTTCATATTTTTCTGACTTGCGTTCGGTTTCCTCATCTTCATCGACACTGTCCTCGTCATCGCCTTCTTCCTTCGCTCCTGGATTCGCTGAAGGTCTTTTTATGCCTTTTATCGCATCTTTATACGACTGCCGCATCTCTTGCATACGGTGAGCATGAGCCTTTGCATCATGCAGTTCCTGTTCCAAGAATTCCTTCTCCTGCTGCATTTCCTTCTCCCTCAGCTCATTATCGATTTTTCGCTGCTTTTCCCTTAATAATCGATCCAGTTCAATACGCTTTTCTCTTACGATTCGttcattttccatctccctTTCCTTGGCTTTATGTTCCTTCTCTAGCGCATGGAGACGTTTGTCGAGAGTAATACCGCCTTGGTGCTCGGATTTGGCGCTTCTCTTGTCTGATAGGTCATCCGTTGCAGGAATTTCCTTCGGCTTCCCTCCTTCCTTAACTTCCTTCAACTTTTTATAGTACGTTTCTCCCACCTTCTGGCAGGAGTCTGACGGGCAAAACCACTTTTCTTGGTCTTCGAGGGCTTCTGGCGTAGTTCCCACACATCGGCAGTGGAACCAGCCATCGCACGCGTCACATCCCACCATATCTTCAATAATCTCCGATGTATTGGAACATCAATGTGAAATTCCCAGGCTTTACCATGGTGTTTGAGGATTGATCCGTATATTAAATCTTGAGTTTGTTCGGCTTTACCTTGGAAAATGCACCACAATTTTGGAGCAGTTTTTAGTAGCAGCTCAAactataaattattttattcgtcAATTTTAAATTCTAAATTAATGTGATTCCAAGTCTATCTTACATTTAATAGTTTCTTTCCAGGTCCTCGTGCTACTATGGTTTGGCAGGCTGATTCCAATTTTCGCAGGATAGTTTCAaactaatgaaaataaattttttataaGAATCTAATCATACTTGTTTCCAATATCCTTACTTCCACGATTCGTTCTGTATTATGGAGATCAcgttttagatttttcaatttgttctttTTTGTAACTAATCTGAACTAATTTGCAAATAATTTCTCAtagaattcaatattcaattgTACCACTTTACTATAGCTTTGTTtttatctttttctttttcttcatcTGACCAGTTGATCTGTCAGGTTGATCGATTGACTGTCTGCGTAGTGTTAGCCCGTGGCTTAAGCTGGATGCCCACTGGTTTTCGTCACACCCCAGCCCGTAAACTCCGGTTCCACCTAGTTGGAATTATACGCGATGACAGTAGTATTGTTTTGACGTCTGGTACAGACACCGGTTTGGGAAAGTAAATCATTCTCTATGAGAATATCAGACCTTAAGACagttaaattgttcaaatttttaatgaaaatttttactttataTATGTGATCAGTTAAAACTCGTAATACTGActcttacttaaccatttttgtataattttcttgatattgtcattaaaactcatcattgtaatataaaattattaacaaacacaattcttgttcagggGGTTTTCATCACTTACAAAAGAACGTGTAACGTGTAACTCATTAAGAACATATTTCATaagaaaatgttaattttcattcataattttaatttttaaatatgtgttaactgcacccgaaaatcaattatcactatcatttcccaaaagcggagcacgaagctccacgcgaattgacagttgtttttcatgtctgttagtattagtacaattcaggcaatttttcgcCCCATATATTAGTATGTGTGTGccgtttgacgtttgtttgttgattttgaaatcaaGCAGAATTTGCAATTGGTATGGAcactgaaatttttatttcgcttctttaaagccgggttcagacggtgcgagtaagcatacgagtcggtctagtcagttactgcagtacagctactcacaccgtgtgaacacatcatgccagttagtgtcatgtgtgatccggcgtgcgagctacttcaaagttttttgaatttaaggcccatttatacgttgctagtagctgacttgagaattagtagctactgacccggtgaactcgcttgacaattggttga
Protein-coding sequences here:
- the LOC129762386 gene encoding uncharacterized protein LOC129762386, with product MVGCDACDGWFHCRCVGTTPEALEDQEKWFCPSDSCQKVGETYYKKLKEVKEGGKPKEIPATDDLSDKRSAKSEHQGGITLDKRLHALEKEHKAKEREMENERIVREKRIELDRLLREKQRKIDNELREKEMQQEKEFLEQELHDAKAHAHRMQEMRQSYKDAIKGIKRPSANPGAKEEGDDEDSVDEDEETERKSEKYEQVNDTRRMSNNEVISDGLGPNLASPTKAQLAARNAISRKLPIFTGKPEEWPLFVGSYEASNTACGFNDVENLVRLQESLKGPALESVRGQLLLPKSVPKVMSKLRQLYGRPEQILQKVKRLDPPKADKLETFIPFGNEVEQLCDHIEAADLQQHLINPLLIQELVDKLPEGDKREWIRFRNKEKTVTLRTLSDFLSQIVLEACEANVSFDYKPASKSMSSQVAKGRIREKGVLFNHSMSENPESDLTIVDKLKPCKMCK